A genome region from Baekduia alba includes the following:
- a CDS encoding glutamine synthetase III → MSSRQQNVTAAQWSVNGGALGAPDLTAPGANVFGANVFTVDEQRSRLPKHVFKQLQATLDAGEPLDSSLADAVAQAMREWAMEKGATHYTHWFQPLTGLTAEKHDSFYNPTGDGHAIAEFSGKELIQGEPDASSFPTGGIRATFEARGYTAWDPTSPAFILDNPNGTFLCIPTAFVSWTGEALDTKIPLLRSMDALSKSALKALDLLGDHEAQRIFTTVGPEQEYFLVDEQYYFERPDLYTTGRTLFGAKPPKGHELDEHYFGTIPERVLSFMMESEQELRKLGVPVKTRHNEVAPGQYELAPIFENSNVGSDHQQLTMSVLQSVARRYGMVCLLHEKPFAGVNGSGKHNNWSMGTDTGHNLLNPGDTPEDNASFMFFCAAVIRAVNKHQALLRASVANVGQDHRLGANEAPPAIISIFLGAELENAFQKISTGKGRRVKKGLLGLGAEVLPQLPMDGGDRNRTSPFAFTGNKFEFRALGSSMSLGMVNAVLNTIVAESVDELSSVLEKALKTSKGDVAAAVSIVVKDVWEKNSQIVFGGDGYSDAWHKEAKERGLKNLRTTPDALPWLVEKQTIRAFERYNVLSERELESRFEVAVEQYSTKLNIEAETAASIARTMILPAAARHVAEVKASGVAGLAEEVEPLVTELFDAILALEKANDHDGPDGGLTHAKYMRDTVIPAMDGVRTIADRLERIVADDLWPLPKYSEMLFIK, encoded by the coding sequence ATGAGTTCCCGTCAGCAGAACGTCACGGCCGCGCAGTGGTCGGTCAACGGCGGCGCCCTCGGCGCCCCGGACCTCACCGCGCCGGGCGCCAACGTCTTCGGCGCCAACGTCTTCACCGTCGACGAGCAGCGCTCCCGCCTGCCCAAGCACGTCTTCAAGCAGCTCCAGGCCACGCTCGACGCCGGCGAGCCCCTCGACTCCTCGCTGGCCGACGCCGTCGCCCAGGCGATGCGCGAGTGGGCGATGGAGAAGGGCGCCACGCACTACACGCACTGGTTCCAGCCGTTGACGGGCCTGACCGCCGAGAAGCACGACTCCTTCTACAACCCGACCGGCGACGGCCACGCCATCGCCGAGTTCTCGGGCAAGGAGCTCATCCAGGGCGAGCCGGACGCCTCGTCGTTCCCGACCGGCGGCATCCGCGCGACGTTCGAGGCCCGCGGCTACACCGCGTGGGACCCGACGTCGCCGGCGTTCATCCTGGACAACCCGAACGGCACGTTCCTCTGCATCCCCACGGCGTTCGTGTCGTGGACGGGCGAGGCGCTGGACACCAAGATCCCGCTGCTGCGCTCGATGGACGCGCTGAGCAAGAGCGCGCTGAAGGCGCTCGACCTGCTCGGCGACCACGAGGCCCAGCGCATCTTCACCACGGTCGGCCCGGAGCAGGAGTACTTCCTCGTCGACGAGCAGTACTACTTCGAGCGCCCGGACCTGTACACGACCGGCCGCACGCTCTTCGGCGCCAAGCCGCCCAAGGGCCATGAGCTCGACGAGCACTACTTCGGGACGATCCCGGAGCGCGTGCTGTCCTTCATGATGGAGTCCGAGCAGGAGCTCCGCAAGCTCGGCGTGCCGGTCAAGACCCGCCACAACGAGGTCGCCCCGGGCCAGTACGAGCTGGCGCCGATCTTCGAGAACTCCAACGTCGGCTCCGACCACCAGCAGCTGACGATGTCGGTGCTGCAGAGCGTCGCCCGCCGCTACGGCATGGTCTGCCTGCTGCACGAGAAGCCGTTCGCCGGCGTCAACGGCTCGGGCAAGCACAACAACTGGTCGATGGGCACCGACACCGGCCACAACCTGCTCAACCCGGGTGACACGCCGGAGGACAACGCGTCGTTCATGTTCTTCTGCGCGGCGGTCATCCGCGCGGTCAACAAGCACCAGGCGCTGCTGCGCGCGAGCGTCGCCAACGTCGGCCAGGACCACCGCCTGGGCGCCAACGAGGCGCCGCCGGCGATCATCTCGATCTTCCTGGGCGCCGAGCTGGAGAACGCGTTCCAGAAGATCTCCACGGGCAAGGGCCGCCGCGTCAAGAAGGGCCTGCTCGGCCTCGGCGCCGAGGTGCTGCCGCAGCTGCCGATGGACGGCGGCGACCGCAACCGCACCTCGCCGTTCGCGTTCACCGGCAACAAGTTCGAGTTCCGCGCGCTGGGCTCCAGCATGTCGCTGGGCATGGTCAACGCGGTGCTCAACACGATCGTCGCCGAGTCGGTGGACGAGCTGAGCTCGGTGCTCGAGAAGGCGCTGAAGACCTCCAAGGGCGATGTCGCCGCCGCGGTCAGCATCGTGGTCAAGGACGTCTGGGAGAAGAACTCGCAGATCGTCTTCGGCGGCGACGGCTACTCCGACGCGTGGCACAAGGAGGCCAAGGAGCGCGGCCTGAAGAACCTGCGCACGACGCCGGACGCGCTGCCGTGGCTGGTCGAGAAGCAGACGATCCGGGCCTTCGAGCGCTACAACGTGCTCAGCGAGCGCGAGCTGGAGTCGCGCTTCGAGGTCGCCGTCGAGCAGTACTCGACCAAGCTCAACATCGAGGCCGAGACCGCGGCGTCGATCGCGCGGACGATGATCCTGCCGGCCGCCGCCCGCCACGTCGCCGAGGTCAAGGCCTCGGGCGTCGCCGGCCTGGCCGAGGAGGTCGAGCCGCTCGTCACCGAGCTCTTCGACGCGATCCTCGCGCTGGAGAAGGCCAACGACCACGACGGCCCCGACGGCGGCCTGACCCACGCCAAGTACATGCGCGACACCGTCATCCCCGCGATGGACGGCGTCCGCACGATCGCCGACCGCCTCGAGCGCATCGTGGCCGACGACCTGTGGCCGCTGCCGAAGTACAGCGAGATGCTGTTCATCAAGTAG
- a CDS encoding ferredoxin reductase, whose product MRRIAHRGWPQRRLLDVASLLTTPLAPDDFLGLVNPLWSNRQLAGRVVDVRQETSDSATIVIRPGAGWRGHRAGQHVTLGIAVDGVRHQRSYSLTSPPRGVDGHISIAVKAVRDGLVSTHLVRRTAPGSIVFLGQAAGGFVLPEPPPERLLFVTAGSGVTPVMGMLRTLARSGALHDAVLVHVDRQPSSVMFAGELRRHAGRRTLRLHEHHTAQDGRPSAAEILQRVPDWTERETWACGPSALLDDLQTRFDEAGVAARLRVERFHPAVAPGAHDAEGGTVTFTRSGVTVDVDGTTTLLAAGEAAGALLPSGCRAGICRTCVGSLRAGLVRDVRTGQVSGGAGDVIQTCVSVAAGAVAIDL is encoded by the coding sequence ATGCGCCGCATCGCCCACCGCGGCTGGCCCCAGCGCCGGCTCCTGGATGTGGCGAGCCTGCTGACCACGCCGCTGGCGCCCGACGACTTCCTCGGGCTCGTCAACCCCTTGTGGTCGAACCGGCAGTTGGCGGGTCGCGTCGTCGACGTCCGCCAAGAGACGTCTGACAGCGCGACCATCGTGATCCGCCCTGGAGCGGGCTGGCGCGGCCATCGCGCCGGCCAGCATGTGACGCTCGGCATCGCGGTCGACGGCGTGCGCCATCAGCGCAGCTACTCGCTGACCTCACCGCCGCGCGGCGTCGACGGCCACATCTCGATCGCGGTCAAGGCCGTCCGCGACGGGCTCGTCTCCACCCACCTCGTGCGACGCACGGCACCCGGCTCGATCGTCTTCCTCGGACAGGCGGCGGGCGGCTTCGTCCTGCCGGAGCCGCCGCCCGAGCGGCTGCTCTTCGTCACGGCGGGCAGCGGCGTGACGCCGGTGATGGGCATGCTCCGCACGCTCGCGAGGTCAGGCGCGCTGCACGACGCGGTGCTCGTCCACGTCGACCGGCAGCCCAGCAGCGTCATGTTCGCCGGCGAGCTGCGCCGCCACGCCGGCCGGCGCACGCTGCGCCTGCACGAGCACCACACCGCGCAGGACGGCCGCCCGTCGGCGGCCGAGATCCTGCAGCGCGTGCCGGACTGGACCGAGCGCGAGACCTGGGCCTGCGGCCCGAGCGCGCTGCTCGACGACCTGCAGACCCGCTTCGACGAGGCCGGCGTCGCGGCCCGCCTCAGGGTCGAGCGGTTCCACCCCGCCGTCGCACCCGGCGCGCACGACGCCGAGGGCGGGACCGTCACGTTCACCCGCAGCGGCGTCACCGTGGACGTCGACGGCACCACGACCCTGCTCGCCGCCGGGGAGGCCGCCGGCGCGCTGCTGCCCAGCGGATGCCGCGCGGGAATCTGCCGGACCTGCGTCGGATCGCTGCGCGCGGGCCTGGTTCGCGACGTTCGCACCGGCCAGGTCAGCGGTGGCGCGGGCGACGTGATCCAGACCTGCGTCTCGGTCGCCGCCGGCGCCGTAGCGATCGACCTCTAG
- a CDS encoding fatty acid desaturase family protein, with amino-acid sequence MPTHPASPLERLTDDDLDAIARELDAIGDAVRADLGEPDAAYIRRVIALQRALEASARILLFVTRSRSAAVGGAALLTTAKILDNLAIGHNVMHGQWDWMRDPQIHSTTWEWDAPSTAASWKHSHNYQHHTYTNIVGKDRDLGYSAIRVHPDQPWHPVYLLQPLYGIALALIFEWAIAIYDMELDAVRDGRKTASQAKSELRAFARKAARQLAKDYVLFPAVSGRRARRTLLANLSANVLRSAWTHTIVFMGHLPEEAETFPEQQLEGESRGGWYVRQLLGSCNLDGRRPFHLMTGHLSFQIEHHLFPDVACHRYPEIAPRVRAVCERYDLPYASGPLGRQYRSVAKKILRYALP; translated from the coding sequence ATGCCCACGCACCCTGCGAGCCCGCTCGAGCGGCTCACCGACGACGACCTCGACGCGATCGCCCGGGAGCTCGACGCGATCGGCGACGCGGTGCGCGCCGACCTCGGCGAGCCCGACGCCGCCTACATCCGGCGCGTCATCGCCCTCCAGCGCGCGCTCGAGGCGAGCGCGCGGATCCTCCTGTTCGTCACGCGGTCCCGCTCAGCGGCGGTCGGCGGCGCGGCGCTGCTCACGACGGCCAAGATCCTGGACAACCTCGCGATCGGCCACAACGTCATGCACGGTCAATGGGACTGGATGCGCGATCCGCAGATCCACTCCACGACCTGGGAGTGGGACGCGCCGTCGACGGCCGCCTCGTGGAAGCACTCCCACAACTACCAGCATCACACCTACACCAACATCGTCGGGAAGGATCGCGACCTCGGCTACTCCGCGATCCGCGTGCATCCCGACCAGCCGTGGCACCCCGTCTACCTGCTGCAGCCGCTGTACGGGATCGCGCTCGCGCTGATCTTTGAGTGGGCGATCGCGATCTACGACATGGAGCTCGACGCCGTGCGCGACGGCCGCAAGACCGCGTCGCAGGCCAAGTCGGAGCTGCGCGCGTTCGCGCGCAAGGCCGCGCGCCAGCTCGCCAAGGACTACGTGCTGTTCCCCGCGGTGTCGGGTCGGAGAGCCCGCAGGACGCTGCTGGCCAACCTGAGCGCGAACGTGCTGCGCAGCGCCTGGACGCATACCATCGTGTTCATGGGCCACCTCCCGGAGGAGGCCGAGACGTTCCCCGAGCAGCAGCTCGAGGGCGAGAGCCGCGGCGGCTGGTACGTGCGCCAGCTGCTCGGCTCCTGCAACCTCGACGGTCGTCGCCCGTTCCACCTGATGACCGGCCACCTCTCGTTCCAGATCGAGCACCACCTGTTCCCCGACGTCGCCTGCCACCGCTACCCCGAGATCGCGCCGCGGGTGCGTGCGGTGTGCGAACGCTACGACCTGCCGTACGCGAGCGGCCCGCTGGGCCGCCAGTATCGCTCGGTGGCGAAGAAGATCCTGCGCTACGCGCTTCCTTGA
- a CDS encoding homocysteine S-methyltransferase family protein codes for MRDFLAAARDHVVVFDGSMGATLEEFELSQADYGGLAGKCHEALVLHRPDVIQELHESMVRAGAEVVETDTFQASRLKLEEWGLGEHTFEINQKAAEIARAAVGESRFVAGSIGPTGHLPASDDPTLGKITFAELVEVFTQQAQGLVRGGADLIIIETAQDILEVKAAVFGAREAFKLEGRVLPIQTSVSLLPNGGKMLLGTDISAVLATLEALKVDVIGLNCSTGPNDMRDAIRFLGEFSPVPVHCIPNAGLPQQGRNGETVFPEGPEELSTVLGEFVEHHGVSIVGGCCGTTVDHISAIAERVKGHQPGSRPAPRAPHVSSMISATPLAQEPAPTLVGERVNSQGSRKAKELLLADDYDGLVQIAEDQVEGGAHVLDLCVALTERVDEDEQMRMVAKRVSLSQPAPLQIDSTEPDVIKLALEQTPGRAIVNSINLEAGRAKADTVIPLAIQHGAALIALTIDEVGMAKTADRKVEIARRIKEIACDEHGLDPELLIFDVLTFTLTTGDDEWKPSAVETINGIRAVKEALPGVKTSLGVSNVSFGVSPPARAVLNSVFLHHCVEAGLDLAMVNPNHITPYGEISAQERELADDLVYNKREDALQRFIEHFESRGEEAEAEVADPTAGMEPEEALHWHILRRKKDGVEAQIDAAVEKLGAVPVLNDVLLPAMKEVGDKFGAGELILPFVLQSAEVMKRSVAQLEKYLDRIEGYTKGTVVLATVFGDVHDIGKSLVNTILTNNGYTVIDLGKQVPVSTIVEAAKEHDATAIGLSALLVSTSKQMPLAVQELEREGLDFPVLIGGAAINRAFGYRALHVNGLDDSKLYDPGVFYCKDAFEGLHVMDQIVEEEPRAALLAKLKTDADTFREKGDEVVELVTTGTDRSDAATDVEVPEPPFWGVREIPVDLDEVYPHLDTHVLFKLHWGGKGVKGEAWKQLVDGTDEDEGFRPRLERMWRDQTYLHPRALLGYFPCYSEDNDIVVLDPSDRETVLTRFVNPRQPGNDHVCVADFFRPKTSAHPPELDVIALQAVTVGDEVTELMAQLEKDGEFAEQLFTHGLGVQTAEGLAEWLHAKVREDLGIEATQGRRYSWGYPAVPDQSEHEKVDALLALETIGMTISDGYAPVPEQSTLAMIAHHPQAFYFGMKQGKLKPVDATAPDDVIKGSKRDPSLFAQADAEELDTDPVDGGVAEGEGEDTRVAAQA; via the coding sequence ATGCGCGATTTCCTGGCCGCCGCCCGTGACCACGTCGTCGTCTTCGACGGCTCGATGGGCGCGACGCTGGAGGAGTTCGAGCTCTCCCAGGCCGATTACGGCGGTCTCGCCGGCAAGTGCCATGAGGCGCTGGTGCTGCATCGCCCGGACGTGATCCAGGAGCTGCACGAGTCGATGGTCCGGGCTGGCGCGGAGGTCGTGGAGACCGACACGTTCCAGGCCTCCCGCCTCAAGCTCGAGGAGTGGGGTCTCGGCGAGCACACGTTCGAGATCAACCAGAAGGCCGCCGAGATCGCCCGCGCCGCGGTCGGCGAGTCGCGGTTCGTCGCCGGCTCGATCGGCCCGACCGGCCACCTCCCGGCCTCCGACGACCCGACGCTGGGCAAGATCACCTTCGCCGAGCTCGTCGAGGTCTTCACGCAGCAGGCTCAGGGCCTGGTCCGCGGCGGCGCCGACCTCATCATCATCGAGACCGCGCAGGACATCCTCGAGGTCAAGGCCGCGGTCTTCGGCGCCCGCGAGGCGTTCAAGCTGGAGGGCCGGGTCCTGCCGATCCAGACCTCCGTCTCGCTGCTGCCCAACGGCGGCAAGATGCTGCTCGGCACCGACATCTCCGCCGTCCTGGCCACCCTCGAGGCGCTGAAGGTCGACGTCATCGGGCTCAACTGCTCGACCGGCCCGAACGACATGCGCGACGCGATCCGGTTCCTCGGCGAGTTCTCGCCGGTCCCGGTCCACTGCATCCCGAACGCCGGCCTGCCCCAGCAGGGCCGCAACGGCGAGACCGTCTTCCCCGAAGGCCCCGAGGAGCTGTCGACGGTCCTCGGCGAGTTCGTCGAGCACCACGGCGTGTCGATCGTCGGCGGCTGCTGCGGCACGACCGTCGACCACATCTCGGCGATCGCCGAGCGCGTCAAGGGCCACCAGCCCGGCTCGCGCCCCGCGCCGCGGGCCCCGCACGTGTCGAGCATGATCTCCGCGACGCCGCTGGCCCAGGAGCCGGCCCCGACGCTGGTCGGCGAGCGCGTCAACTCGCAGGGCTCGCGCAAGGCCAAGGAGCTGCTGCTGGCCGACGACTACGACGGCCTCGTCCAGATCGCCGAGGACCAGGTCGAGGGCGGCGCCCACGTGCTCGACCTCTGCGTCGCGCTGACCGAGCGCGTCGACGAGGACGAGCAGATGCGGATGGTCGCCAAGCGCGTTTCGCTCTCTCAGCCCGCCCCGCTGCAGATCGACTCGACCGAGCCCGACGTCATCAAGCTCGCGCTGGAGCAGACCCCGGGGCGCGCGATCGTCAACTCCATCAACCTGGAGGCCGGCCGCGCGAAGGCCGACACCGTGATCCCGCTGGCCATCCAGCACGGCGCCGCGCTGATCGCGCTGACGATCGACGAGGTCGGCATGGCCAAGACCGCCGACCGCAAGGTCGAGATCGCCCGGCGCATCAAGGAGATCGCCTGCGACGAGCACGGGCTCGACCCCGAGCTGCTGATCTTCGACGTCCTGACGTTCACGCTGACCACCGGCGACGACGAGTGGAAGCCGTCGGCGGTCGAGACGATCAACGGCATCCGCGCGGTCAAGGAGGCGCTGCCCGGCGTCAAGACGTCGCTCGGCGTGTCCAACGTGTCCTTCGGCGTGTCGCCGCCCGCGCGCGCGGTCCTGAACTCCGTCTTCCTGCACCACTGCGTCGAGGCCGGCCTGGACCTCGCGATGGTCAACCCCAATCACATCACGCCCTACGGCGAGATCAGCGCGCAGGAGCGCGAGCTCGCCGACGACCTGGTGTACAACAAGCGCGAGGACGCGCTCCAGCGCTTCATCGAGCACTTCGAGAGCCGCGGCGAGGAGGCCGAGGCCGAGGTCGCCGACCCCACCGCGGGCATGGAGCCCGAGGAGGCGCTGCACTGGCACATCCTGCGCCGCAAGAAGGACGGCGTCGAGGCCCAGATCGACGCCGCGGTCGAGAAGCTCGGCGCGGTCCCCGTCCTCAACGACGTGCTGCTGCCGGCGATGAAGGAGGTCGGCGACAAGTTCGGCGCCGGCGAGCTGATCCTGCCGTTCGTGCTCCAGAGCGCCGAGGTCATGAAGCGCTCGGTCGCCCAGCTGGAGAAGTACCTCGACCGCATCGAGGGCTATACCAAGGGCACCGTCGTCCTGGCCACCGTCTTCGGCGACGTCCACGACATCGGCAAGTCGTTGGTCAACACCATCCTCACCAACAACGGCTACACGGTCATCGACCTGGGCAAGCAGGTCCCGGTCTCCACGATCGTCGAGGCGGCCAAGGAGCACGACGCGACCGCGATCGGGCTCAGCGCGCTGCTCGTCTCCACGTCCAAGCAGATGCCGCTCGCCGTCCAGGAGCTGGAGCGCGAGGGCCTCGACTTCCCCGTGTTGATCGGCGGCGCCGCCATCAACCGCGCGTTCGGCTACCGCGCGCTGCATGTCAACGGCCTCGACGACAGCAAGTTGTATGACCCGGGCGTCTTCTACTGCAAGGACGCCTTCGAGGGCCTCCACGTCATGGACCAGATCGTGGAGGAGGAGCCGCGCGCCGCGCTCCTGGCCAAGCTGAAGACCGACGCCGACACGTTCCGCGAGAAGGGCGACGAGGTCGTCGAGCTCGTCACGACCGGCACCGACCGCTCGGACGCGGCGACCGACGTCGAGGTGCCCGAGCCCCCGTTCTGGGGCGTGCGCGAGATCCCGGTCGACCTCGACGAGGTCTACCCGCACCTCGACACCCACGTGCTGTTCAAGCTGCACTGGGGCGGCAAGGGCGTCAAGGGCGAGGCGTGGAAGCAGCTCGTCGACGGCACCGACGAGGACGAGGGCTTCCGGCCCAGGCTCGAGCGCATGTGGCGCGACCAGACCTACCTGCACCCGCGCGCGTTGTTGGGGTACTTCCCCTGCTACAGCGAGGACAACGACATCGTGGTGCTCGACCCGAGCGACCGCGAGACGGTCCTCACGCGCTTCGTCAACCCGCGTCAGCCGGGCAACGACCACGTCTGCGTCGCCGACTTCTTCCGCCCGAAGACCTCGGCCCACCCACCCGAGCTGGACGTCATCGCCCTGCAGGCCGTGACAGTCGGCGACGAGGTCACCGAGCTGATGGCCCAGCTGGAGAAGGACGGCGAGTTCGCCGAGCAGCTGTTCACGCACGGCCTGGGCGTCCAGACCGCCGAGGGCCTGGCCGAGTGGCTGCACGCGAAGGTCCGCGAGGACCTCGGCATCGAGGCCACGCAGGGCCGGCGCTACTCATGGGGCTACCCGGCGGTGCCCGACCAGTCCGAGCACGAGAAGGTCGACGCGCTGCTGGCGCTGGAGACGATCGGCATGACGATCAGCGACGGCTACGCTCCGGTGCCCGAGCAGTCGACGCTCGCGATGATCGCCCACCACCCGCAGGCGTTCTACTTCGGGATGAAGCAGGGCAAGCTCAAGCCGGTCGACGCGACCGCGCCCGACGACGTCATCAAGGGCTCCAAGCGCGACCCGTCGCTGTTCGCGCAGGCCGACGCCGAGGAGCTGGACACCGACCCGGTGGACGGCGGCGTGGCCGAGGGCGAGGGCGAGGACACGCGGGTGGCCGCCCAGGCCTAG
- a CDS encoding VOC family protein, with the protein MADLAAARVFYEALFGREADLVPNDTELCWRLGDAGDVAWLCVVVDPVRAGGAISTVLIDDLDAWVAECAARGVAPVEIRREGDAGRKARFVDPDGNELGFAQVG; encoded by the coding sequence GTGGCCGATCTGGCCGCGGCGCGCGTGTTCTACGAGGCGCTGTTCGGGCGTGAGGCCGACCTCGTGCCCAACGACACCGAGCTGTGCTGGCGGTTGGGCGACGCCGGCGACGTCGCCTGGCTGTGCGTGGTCGTCGATCCGGTGCGCGCGGGCGGTGCGATCAGCACCGTGCTGATCGACGATCTGGACGCGTGGGTCGCGGAGTGCGCCGCGCGAGGCGTGGCGCCCGTCGAGATCCGGCGCGAGGGCGACGCGGGGCGCAAGGCGCGCTTCGTCGACCCCGACGGCAACGAGCTCGGGTTCGCCCAGGTCGGCTGA
- a CDS encoding ABC transporter ATP-binding protein encodes MAAIEFRGVSKRYDDGTEAISDLDLRIEDGEFVILVGPSGCGKSTALRMIAGLEEITGGELLLEDEVINDVVPSDRDIAMVFQNYALYPHMTVRENMGFALRVAKVEKGEINRQVEAAAQALDLMEQLDRKPAHLSGGQRQRVAMGRAIVRNPKAFLMDEPLSNLDAKLRVQMRASVARLQRQLGTTMVYVTHDQTEAMTLGDRVAVLRGGVLQQFGTPAELYESPCNLFVAGFIGSPAMNFVPARIGDDVLELPFGTAPLTDALRAAAAEAGGRDAVAGLRPAHFEAASLVDPKLPRLRFGVELEVVESMGSELFAHFAYEGAAVEAEQLAELAADSGVDDVGRPEDRALVVARLDAEARSKAGDEIELALDTSKLLLFDAESGRRLGAAAAQPVAA; translated from the coding sequence ATGGCGGCGATCGAGTTCCGCGGGGTCAGCAAGCGCTACGACGACGGCACCGAGGCGATCAGCGACCTCGACCTGCGGATCGAGGACGGCGAGTTCGTGATCCTGGTCGGGCCGTCGGGCTGCGGGAAGTCGACGGCGCTGCGGATGATCGCGGGGCTGGAGGAGATCACCGGCGGTGAGCTGCTGCTCGAGGACGAGGTCATCAACGACGTCGTGCCGTCGGACCGCGACATCGCGATGGTCTTCCAGAACTACGCGTTGTACCCGCACATGACCGTGCGCGAGAACATGGGCTTCGCGCTGCGCGTCGCCAAGGTCGAGAAGGGCGAGATCAACCGCCAGGTCGAGGCGGCCGCGCAGGCGCTCGACCTCATGGAGCAGCTGGACCGCAAGCCCGCCCACCTCTCCGGCGGCCAGCGCCAGCGCGTCGCGATGGGCCGCGCGATCGTGCGCAACCCCAAGGCCTTCCTGATGGACGAGCCGCTGTCGAACCTGGACGCCAAGCTGCGCGTGCAGATGCGCGCGTCGGTCGCGCGGCTGCAGCGCCAGCTCGGGACGACCATGGTGTACGTGACGCACGACCAGACCGAGGCCATGACCTTGGGCGATCGGGTCGCGGTCCTGCGCGGCGGGGTGCTCCAGCAGTTCGGCACCCCGGCCGAGTTGTACGAGTCGCCCTGCAACCTGTTCGTGGCCGGCTTCATCGGCTCGCCCGCGATGAACTTCGTGCCGGCGCGCATCGGCGACGACGTGCTCGAGCTGCCGTTCGGGACCGCGCCGCTGACCGACGCGCTGCGGGCCGCGGCCGCCGAGGCCGGGGGGCGCGACGCCGTCGCCGGCCTGCGCCCGGCGCACTTCGAGGCCGCGTCGCTGGTCGACCCGAAGCTGCCGCGCCTGCGCTTCGGCGTCGAGCTGGAGGTCGTCGAGTCGATGGGCTCCGAGCTGTTCGCGCACTTCGCCTACGAGGGCGCGGCGGTCGAGGCCGAGCAGCTCGCCGAGCTGGCCGCGGACTCCGGGGTCGACGACGTCGGGCGGCCCGAGGACCGCGCGCTGGTCGTCGCGCGCCTGGACGCCGAGGCGCGTTCCAAGGCCGGCGACGAGATCGAGCTGGCGCTCGACACCTCCAAGCTGCTGCTCTTCGACGCCGAGTCGGGCCGTCGCCTCGGCGCGGCCGCCGCGCAGCCGGTCGCGGCCTAG
- a CDS encoding ROK family transcriptional regulator, producing MHDVVTLQAAGPHEVRPLAVGAGALLDILRHQHEASRSELAARTGLARSTVAQRLELLEAMGLVVKSGPRASTGGRPASTVRFAAEAGVVCACDLGATHCRLAITDLHRNVLAEVAGDLPIAAGPQRVLDRVAQHIGDLVRRLGRGLEDVRGIGIGLPGPVEFASGRPVNPPIMPGWDGIDVPGMLARFGAPVLVDNDVNIMALGEHSQNWPDCQDFLFVKVGTGIGCGIITSGHMHRGAQGAAGDIGHVRVTGADVVCHCGNVGCLEAVASGGALVRHLAKEDALIRNSRDVVHAVRNRDPRAIAAVRASGRAIGDAMASAVNFFNPSVMVIGGDVAHAGDELLAGLRETVYSRSLTLATRSLEIVTSRLDDQAGVIGAATMVCDTLFEPARIDALAARRAAA from the coding sequence GTGCACGACGTCGTGACGCTCCAGGCCGCGGGCCCCCACGAGGTCCGGCCGCTGGCCGTCGGCGCGGGAGCGCTGCTCGACATCCTGCGCCATCAGCACGAGGCCAGCCGCTCCGAGCTGGCCGCGCGGACCGGGCTCGCGCGGTCGACCGTCGCCCAGCGCCTCGAGCTGCTCGAGGCCATGGGCCTGGTCGTGAAGTCCGGCCCGCGGGCGTCGACCGGCGGCCGGCCGGCCTCGACCGTGCGCTTCGCCGCCGAGGCCGGCGTCGTGTGCGCCTGCGACCTGGGCGCCACGCACTGCAGGCTGGCCATCACCGACCTGCACCGCAACGTTCTCGCGGAGGTCGCCGGCGACCTGCCGATCGCCGCCGGCCCTCAGCGCGTGCTCGACCGCGTCGCGCAGCACATCGGCGACCTCGTGCGCCGGCTCGGCCGCGGCCTCGAGGACGTGCGGGGCATCGGCATCGGCCTGCCCGGCCCCGTGGAGTTCGCCAGCGGCCGTCCGGTCAACCCGCCGATCATGCCCGGCTGGGACGGCATCGACGTCCCCGGGATGCTGGCGCGCTTCGGCGCGCCCGTCCTCGTCGACAACGACGTCAACATCATGGCCTTGGGTGAGCACTCCCAGAACTGGCCCGACTGCCAGGACTTCCTGTTCGTCAAGGTCGGCACCGGCATCGGCTGCGGGATCATCACCTCCGGCCACATGCACCGCGGCGCGCAGGGCGCGGCGGGGGACATCGGCCACGTCCGCGTCACCGGCGCCGACGTCGTCTGCCACTGCGGCAACGTCGGCTGCCTGGAAGCGGTCGCCTCCGGCGGCGCGCTCGTGCGCCACCTGGCCAAGGAGGACGCGCTGATCCGCAACTCGCGCGACGTCGTCCACGCGGTGCGCAACCGCGACCCGCGCGCCATCGCCGCCGTCCGGGCCTCCGGGCGCGCGATCGGCGACGCGATGGCCAGCGCGGTCAACTTCTTCAACCCTTCCGTGATGGTCATCGGCGGCGACGTCGCGCACGCGGGGGACGAGCTGCTCGCCGGGCTGCGCGAGACGGTCTACAGCCGCTCGCTGACGCTGGCGACCCGCTCGCTGGAGATCGTCACGTCGCGCCTGGACGACCAGGCGGGCGTGATCGGCGCGGCCACGATGGTCTGCGACACGTTGTTCGAGCCGGCGCGCATCGACGCCCTCGCGGCGCGCCGGGCGGCGGCTTGA